AGTGGCTCTGAACAGCTTTCTCAATCTGTCCTTgaatatatgcatttataataaCAAACTAGTTGTGGCATGTTTCAGATTAATACTACACTTCCCTTCACATCTCATTTCGTTAATGTAGGAGCACAACACACTTCTCTTCCAGAGATTACTATACACAATAGTAAACCATATTCATCTCGACGAAAAGGCCCTGTTTGACAACTTTGGTGGCCTCACAGTGACTCTGAAAGGGGAAAGCAGGCAAGGCGGGACATTATTAGTCACTGAGGCCATTGTCCGGGCATGTGCCGCTTCGACACTTGAGGCTGAGAGCTGCAAACCCAACTACATCACTGCTGCTAATTAGCATTAAACATCCCGCTGTTGCCTTAGGCCTTGACAAACTAATTAAGAGAAAATCACACTTGCTGTACATTTCATACAAAGCCACAAAATTGTTCTTTTTTATTCGGACAATATAATGACATAATGAGTGCACACTCCAAATGCATTTCCTGTATAATCTTTTTTAACCATCACACAGACCATCATTATACTTATTTTTTACTCTGGCAACCACTCTGGTTAGAAAAAAAATGGCAGGAATAACAGCCTTGCCCaatggaaaacaaaataaaagcacatcCATCAAGATTTCCATCCTGTGGAGATACATTCCAGGCAACAGCGGTCTGGTCTGGTCTTCTGTCTGGGTGGTTTAATAAGCTTTACAAGCGAATGAATCCAGATTCTGTGTTCAAACACTTatgaaatgttaaacagtgcagctGTGAGTCATACTTCATTTAAACTTAATGTCCCCTAAAGCAGCATCACGCTCATAATACTGTGTGTGAGTCCTCCATTTTGCATGAGGTAAACATGCCTTAAAAAGTGTCAAGTCAAAGCCAAGTTCCACTCTGGCAAAGTGAGGAGTGGAATCAGCATTGAGTTATGGAGAAGAGTTATCCTTTCTGTTTTGACGTGTGCAATAAAAGTGCATAAAAAACTCCACTGTGTATGAAAAATATCCGTGGCGTTACACCAACAGATCCATCCACTGTGTCTGTGCGCGCCAAAGGTGTCACTTTGAAAAATGGTCGAAGCACAAAACAGTAATATATGAGTTTTAAAGGTTTCCTCAACTTTGGGCCTTCAATTTGTCATCCACACTCTCTGTATTTTGGATCCGGTCCGGCGTCTGGGCTGAGAAATCTGGGGGATACAACAGTCATGCTGCATTAGTGTGCTGTTTAATGATTTAAGATATGTGGGAAGAATTACAGGTGAATCCAGTAACATCACTTCTCAGCAAACTTGACCCTTTCATTCAAAATGTATACAAAACCTTTACAGAATGGAAAACTACTGTAAAGGAGCGTAGTAATGGAATCATATAATGATAATCCAGCAGGGTATGTATGCATGGTGTGGTTCTGAAACTctgttaaatgtttaatgtttatagTGCTTTATAATGTAACTGTGttctgtatgagtttctttcttctgttgaacacagatgTTTGGAAATGCTGGAACAGACAATGGAAATCAGAAGCCACTAACCCTCCTACTTTGGATGCCAAGGGTTATTGaattttgagatttaaaaaaatatataaatttccttttgtgttaaacaatgaaaaaacagtacttaaggtttggaaccacttgctGGTAATTGAATGGACATCTCCTGAGTAAATAAAGAGAATTTCGGATCTGTTGAGGTCAAATTaccctttttatttaattataaatgtgCTATTATtgctatttgttcattttttttttttttgtatttgtaagtgcttttattatataatagaatataaacAATTTTTGACCGATCAATCGCTTTCCTAAAAAAAGACACCCTCAAATTAGATATTGAACGCTTTGCGATAAACATGGATAAAAGTAATATTTACAGAATTTTATTGTTAtgaattttatatacatttaactgaaatatttttgaatattccaaaaaactgtaaatatatatatatatatatatatatatatatatatatatatatatatatatatatatatatatatatatatatataactcataTATCTAAGCAAGTTGTGTTCAATCAGTCTATCAATCAATTAGCTTTCAGTAAGATTttgtaaatatacagtacattgcACAAATGACAGACGTTATATTGTTTCAATTCATACAAGAATAGTTGATGTTGAAATGTTGAGGTAATATTGAGAGATTGTGTGTATAGTATctgtgttttattaaatgtaattttaaataaacattaatctaCACTGATTccaaattagtattaaaattccaactgggtttttttttttttttattttttatttgacttgGGTAGCTATTCCATGAAAAACCTTTAGTAATTCAAATCCATGAGGAAATATTTAGTCGTGATTTAAAAATAGCCGTGAAGGCAAACTTGTGTTAGACCGGACAGAGCGGTCTTTCATTGAGCTCAATCCAGCAAATGAGAAGCAGATGTTATTCTGGATAATTGGTTCCCGAGTGCGCGTGAATGACTCCTAATGCTAGAACACCCAAACCACCACAATTCATTGATCTGCATCACAATGATTAGTCTTACCCTCAAAGTTCGACGTCTCCTTCCCCGCAGCTGCCCAGATGTGACAAATGCCTGTTCCTGCCGGTCTGAACGGCGACGCGGTTCTTGAAGCGCACGAGCGCAAGCGCGATCTCTGCGTTCCACGCCGTTCCCTCCTGCTGGCACCTGAAGTCGACCTCTTTACCATCGTTCATCACGATGGTGAAGTACACCAGACCCCGTTTATACTCCACACAATCCAGAGTGGTCATCTGCTCGAAGCGCATCTCTTTACCGCTGTCGCCTTTACAGCCGTACAGTCGGAGACCTTCGTCTGACAGAACGCAGCGCTTCTTCTTCCACAGCTGGAGAAGTCCATTACTCCTCTTCTCCAGATACCCGTCATTCATTACTTTACACTGGTTCATTCTGTATAAAGGTTGCTGTAAAACAAAACCTCTTAAATTCGAGTCGACGAAGCGTTCACGGTTTTCGCCTTGCGTTAACCAATAAATAGGCTATTGCACGCGAACGCGCATCATATGTATAAAACGCCTTCATTTACTCCATTCCGCTCGTTTCTAAACGTTTGTAGTGAAATTAATTCCCGTAAGATGTTTGTAAGGCATCGTCGCTGTTTTGCCGCCACCCTCCTCTGTGGCCAATGATCAATTTCCGACTTTTATATATTGTTACAGTGTACTTGGAAGTCCCGTAATCTGGGCATGTTGGTACTTGCTCCTGAAAGCGACTCTTCTCGTGTTtctgaatctctctctctctctctctctctctctctctctctctctctctcccacccCGCCGTGACGTCATGAGGATTAGTCCTATTTAACTGCGCTCTGGAATGTTGCTACTGCTTCTGCTGTCTGATAAACATTAGCTTGTAAATACATTCATGTCCTCACATACATCAGACGACGTCTGGGTGAAGGGCCTTTCGTTTAACTCTTACCGTGTAACTCTCACCAGGTAGTCAACGTTGGTTGTTGTTGTAATTCCCTTTGTAAAACACTGGATACCCATGAACTTCTGTAATTTAGAATCACgtgttattttttctttctttcttgtattATGACAAtcaaaattaatatatttcaaaACACATGATTTTCAAGGACTTTTGATcaaaatcagttttaataatagcCTAtcccttctgaaaaaaaaacagcttaaaccagcctaggctggtcgaccaggctgacTTTAGAGGAGTTTAGAGGAGcttgtcattttccagcctgaacagctaagaccaggctggaaatggctggaaaccagcctggaaatggccaaaaacccttctaaaaccagccaacctaggctggtttaagctggatttttcagcagtaaTATGAACAAACTAACAATCAATTCATAATGcacaaaaaatagtttaaaatataatcatcCCAATGTTTCTTTACTTCaagaaattacaaaaatatacaattaagAGCATCATTTCTaagaaaaaaagactaaaaatgTATCTTGTAAAACATATTACACATTTACaaatttgaaaataaatcaataaacacaCTAATAAAGAGCAAAGCAGGGCATAATTTTCAGTGTCCAAAGTTCCATATTAATATTCattgcacattttttaaacaccccaATAATTCTTTATACACCATCATCATATTCTCCTATAAGGTCTGGTAATATTTGTAATCTTAATTGTCTTTACTGTTAGACAAGATCTTTGATTTAACCCTTGTTCCCTGTTCAAGTTTGCTACCctttattagaccgcttgtttatttttcccctaatttctgtttaacggagagattttttcaacacatttctgaacataataattttaataacacatttctaataactgatttattttatctttactatgatgacagtaaataatatattactagatatttttcaagacacttctatacagcttaaagtgacatttaaaggcttaactaggttaattaagttaactaggcaggttaggggaattaggcaagttattgtataacagtggtttgttctgtagactatcgagaaaaaatatagcttatagcttaaaaataattttgtccctaaaatgtttcataaaaaaatcaaaactatatatatatatatatatatatatatatatatatatatatatatatatatatatatatatatatatatatatatatatatataatgccttTTACAGCAggttaatttagtggatgttttcatcccaaacataacaaaagggttggAAATTAGCCCAGAGTCTATCGTTGAgttctttaaaaaagtaaaaccattttcacaaaatgtgtcaaaataagatcattCTTCAAATAagaccaaaaatcattctgctggCTGAAACTCAGAAAAAGTTATAGCCatattaagactcaaaatcac
The nucleotide sequence above comes from Danio rerio strain Tuebingen ecotype United States chromosome 23, GRCz12tu, whole genome shotgun sequence. Encoded proteins:
- the phlda3 gene encoding pleckstrin homology-like domain family A member 3 — its product is MNQCKVMNDGYLEKRSNGLLQLWKKKRCVLSDEGLRLYGCKGDSGKEMRFEQMTTLDCVEYKRGLVYFTIVMNDGKEVDFRCQQEGTAWNAEIALALVRFKNRVAVQTGRNRHLSHLGSCGEGDVEL